Part of the Diprion similis isolate iyDipSimi1 chromosome 10, iyDipSimi1.1, whole genome shotgun sequence genome, GGCTGCTGGCCTGGACTACCCGCCGGAACTGAAATCAGAGATCAGTCTCAAACGTGAAGTGAATGAATTTCGGAAGATTGAAGATATTCGGATCccagtaaacaaaaaaaaagattcaaacCTACTGGAACAAGTTTGTCTTCACATCTTTCAACCAATTCTAAATTATCAACTAAACATACTGCATTATGCCGACATTAATCTGAATTAATCATTCTATCTTTTTCAATGTGTGTCTACGGATTTGGttttccgccattttgttatgtTCGAATTATAACGCAATTCCAATTGGAATCaacctgcaatacccaattcCGTTTCTATGTATTCCTGTTCGAttctttggtaaaaaaaaattcacctcgAACATTCGAAGTGATTTTGTTGCAATTCAAACGCAACAAAGTGAAAAGATATCAAATCCCTAGACacatattcaaaacaattgaaCAATTAAGTCATATTGACTTTCTTATCATGCATCAGTTTTCTTGTGAAACTTGGACCGGCAAATCATCGAAACAAATCGGATTCGATAggtttcaatcattttctgtCTACTGAgatgttcgaaaaaaattctaacaattttcaaatgggTATTCACAGTACACACAGCTTCGGacggtttcaaataaaaaattatttacataatttattcTGTTTTGAATTATAGATCCTTAATCTGCGAATATTTCCTAGAATTACCGGGAGTCTGTCAATTGTCATAGGATTTCTAAACATCGCTGAGGAATTCAGCAAAACTGCcacaatattaataaaatcttGTGTCATTTCCCTGGCTTTCCATTTGTGAAACCTGATATTTCACCTGATTGAACGAGCGGTTTTGTTGCCACAGTGGTTGGCCCTTGTTGCTGGTTTGTGGTGAGAGTGGTGGCGGCAGTCGCGGAGGTGGTAAGAGGCGCAGGTTGGATTCGAGCCTTAGCAACAGCGGCGCAAAGCACTGGTCCAACGTACCCAAAGTCTTGTTTGTACTCTTCGACGTAATCCGGAGCAGGACGCATGCCTTTCAACACAGGAGCGACAACTTTCTGAAAAAGCCAATGCAATCTTGAGTCAACGGCAAAGAGACTTCCTAGTAGTTTAAAAGTCCACTCACAACTAACAGCGTCTTGATATGACCGGCACCGTTTTTATCGATACTGGAAAGTACTGGCCCCTCGATGCAGCTTTCGATCCTCTCCGATATGGATTTTATCTTTGGAATGATCAGCGCCTTGACCACCTCTGGTCCGAGCTCGGAGAGCCCTTCGATCGCTCCGTAGAGCGAGGCCAAGGGCGTCTACAAACAACAGAAGTGTTAGTGTGCTGTTAATCGCAGATAAGGATGTCGATAATTTCTTACCCCGAATTGATTTAGCTGACTATTCTTAGCCAGCGCCTGACTAAACATGCGAGTAACTCTGGTTTGCACATTGTTCGTCGACGTGTTAAAGTTCTTGCATATCTGGGCCATCAAGCGCGATGCGAAATCCCTCAGCGCCCAATGATTGTCCATTTCGGGTCTCATGCACAGCTGCCGAGAGACTATGCAAGTCGCTACAGACGGTATAAGCTCGTGCAGCTGAAATCAGATCTATTCTGGTTAAAATAGAACAATAGAAACCGGTAAGGTTCGAAACAATTCaagaaacaaatcaaaaaacaaGGAATTACAGATATATCTGTAATTTCTTCGACGATTCGTTCATTATAGATTTTTGTGACTTCCATGATCTCCTTGAATTCTCAACTATCGTGACCGCCGCTAATGCTATATTGTGAAATTTGTTGCGACGAATTACTCACGTATTTCTCTAGATAAAGGCTGGGATTGTCGAGAAGGGCTTTGACCATTCTCATGAGGTAAATGAGGAGCGCAAGATTGTTTTGCACCACGTTGACCCTGACGCCTTCGGCAATGAAGGTGCACATTCTGGCGAGCATTTCATGCAAACCAGGATCCGCGGACAAAGATTGCAGTGCTTCAGCTCTGCGAGCCTCGTCCGATCCAACGCAAGCCTCGGTTATCTCCTTGTAGTAGAGTTGCTGCTCGACGCTGAGTTCGTGAGTGGCGAGCTGCTTGACATGCACCGTCTCGACGTTTCGCAATTTTTGActctttcctcctcctccaggCTTGCCAATGCCGACACTTTGACCCTTGGCAGTGAGCTTGCTTGTCGGATCAacgctttcaattttttgcgcgtctggaaattttttggatTTATTTGTCAGATAAACAGCATCATGAAGCAGTCAAATACTCGTAAATGGCCGATAAGGCTCGTCAATTCACCCTTGGATACAGGAGGTGGATTTTCTGGGATCGTCGGCTGGACGCCATCAATGCAAAGCCAATGGGCCCGCAGCGTTACTTCGAGTGGAAGCTTGGGCCACGTCTGGCTGTTGGACACCGCTTCGTTCAGGTCTATCTCCTTGTCCTCGACAAAGTGCAATTCTCTACCTCCTCCCGATGCAAATCTGAAGGGAACGTTCTCTC contains:
- the LOC124411668 gene encoding transcription initiation factor TFIID subunit 6-like isoform X1, whose protein sequence is MNDNDSIYGTTLSQESMKVIAESIGVGNLPDEAAKDLAEDVSYRLKEIIQDAAKFMHHSKRQRMTAHDIDHALKIKNIEPTYGFFARENVPFRFASGGGRELHFVEDKEIDLNEAVSNSQTWPKLPLEVTLRAHWLCIDGVQPTIPENPPPVSKDAQKIESVDPTSKLTAKGQSVGIGKPGGGGKSQKLRNVETVHVKQLATHELSVEQQLYYKEITEACVGSDEARRAEALQSLSADPGLHEMLARMCTFIAEGVRVNVVQNNLALLIYLMRMVKALLDNPSLYLEKYLHELIPSVATCIVSRQLCMRPEMDNHWALRDFASRLMAQICKNFNTSTNNVQTRVTRMFSQALAKNSQLNQFGTPLASLYGAIEGLSELGPEVVKALIIPKIKSISERIESCIEGPVLSSIDKNGAGHIKTLLVKVVAPVLKGMRPAPDYVEEYKQDFGYVGPVLCAAVAKARIQPAPLTTSATAATTLTTNQQQGPTTVATKPLVQSVPAGSPGQQPPSRTMILGSGRGGTTPTGGCQKFVILQSRSQTPTMPNVVQTPGQQQQQQQVKITQNSSSHQQKQHLQGSTPKLVVVCMPSSNQNVTTTVSQASLTSKPQTVFVTQQSIERSLSPTDEHAFQ
- the LOC124411668 gene encoding transcription initiation factor TFIID subunit 6-like isoform X2 produces the protein MNDNDSIYGTTLSQESMKVIAESIGVGNLPDEAAKDLAEDVSYRLKEIIQDAAKFMHHSKRQRMTAHDIDHALKIKNIEPTYGFFARENVPFRFASGGGRELHFVEDKEIDLNEAVSNSQTWPKLPLEVTLRAHWLCIDGVQPTIPENPPPVSKDAQKIESVDPTSKLTAKGQSVGIGKPGGGGKSQKLRNVETVHVKQLATHELSVEQQLYYKEITEACVGSDEARRAEALQSLSADPGLHEMLARMCTFIAEGVRVNVVQNNLALLIYLMRMVKALLDNPSLYLEKYLHELIPSVATCIVSRQLCMRPEMDNHWALRDFASRLMAQICKNFNTSTNNVQTRVTRMFSQALAKNSQTPLASLYGAIEGLSELGPEVVKALIIPKIKSISERIESCIEGPVLSSIDKNGAGHIKTLLVKVVAPVLKGMRPAPDYVEEYKQDFGYVGPVLCAAVAKARIQPAPLTTSATAATTLTTNQQQGPTTVATKPLVQSVPAGSPGQQPPSRTMILGSGRGGTTPTGGCQKFVILQSRSQTPTMPNVVQTPGQQQQQQQVKITQNSSSHQQKQHLQGSTPKLVVVCMPSSNQNVTTTVSQASLTSKPQTVFVTQQSIERSLSPTDEHAFQ